In the genome of Photobacterium sp. TY1-4, one region contains:
- a CDS encoding conjugal transfer protein TraR, translating to MTTSEKIYQQLKLRLEQEHDTLLKELKHELLLNTLVPSATAVEQADLNALIHMAASSYLGNLHALAARMEIVDAAVCAIKLGMYGLCTDCEETIALHELDADPAQPRCHHCRSHSRYHHDS from the coding sequence ATGACAACGTCAGAAAAAATCTACCAACAGCTGAAGCTAAGATTAGAGCAGGAGCATGATACACTGCTGAAAGAATTGAAACACGAATTACTGCTCAATACGCTGGTTCCGTCCGCCACAGCCGTTGAGCAGGCTGATCTGAACGCGCTCATTCACATGGCGGCGTCTTCCTATCTCGGCAACCTGCATGCACTGGCCGCACGGATGGAGATCGTCGATGCCGCCGTATGTGCCATCAAGCTCGGCATGTACGGGTTGTGCACCGATTGTGAAGAGACAATTGCGCTCCATGAGTTGGACGCTGATCCGGCGCAGCCCCGCTGTCATCATTGTCGGAGCCATAGTCGTTATCACCACGACTCATGA
- a CDS encoding DUF2057 domain-containing protein translates to MKKLLWAALLGLPAFGLQAATLSVGENIELLVVDGNAVESSFWSPTQSVELTAGKHQVVIRYDGELKNGSKTTMFTTRPYLFELDVPSQDASIVIPNLKTLSQARAHFDRGPEWSLALADGSFRVLSYVELEGKGFGSFSNMEELVAAYNRAQGITFEQGYAVDLAKATVEVTEQGEVSITGDALAQLKLWYSKADANDKAAFKAWAAEQDAL, encoded by the coding sequence ATGAAGAAGTTGCTATGGGCGGCATTGCTGGGGCTACCGGCATTCGGGTTGCAAGCGGCGACGTTGTCGGTTGGCGAGAATATCGAGTTACTGGTTGTTGACGGCAATGCGGTCGAAAGTTCATTCTGGTCACCAACCCAAAGCGTTGAGCTGACAGCGGGGAAACACCAGGTGGTGATCCGCTACGACGGTGAGTTGAAAAATGGCTCCAAAACGACGATGTTTACCACCCGTCCTTACCTGTTTGAGCTGGATGTGCCGAGCCAGGATGCCAGTATCGTGATCCCTAACTTAAAGACGCTCTCACAGGCTAGAGCGCATTTTGATCGGGGACCGGAGTGGTCGCTGGCGCTGGCAGACGGATCGTTCAGGGTTCTGAGCTATGTCGAGCTGGAAGGGAAGGGGTTCGGGTCTTTCAGCAACATGGAAGAGCTGGTTGCGGCGTATAACCGTGCGCAGGGCATTACCTTTGAACAGGGCTATGCTGTTGATTTAGCCAAAGCGACGGTCGAAGTGACTGAGCAAGGGGAAGTGTCGATCACCGGTGATGCCCTGGCACAGCTGAAACTTTGGTACAGCAAAGCCGACGCCAACGACAAAGCGGCATTTAAGGCATGGGCGGCCGAACAGGACGCGCTATAG
- the apt gene encoding adenine phosphoribosyltransferase, with translation MTQDNYALIKSSIQSIPDYPKPGILFRDVTSLLENPTAFSATIQVLIAQYKDKGITKVIGTEARGFLFGAPLALELGVGFVPVRKPGKLPRQVIGESYELEYGQDTLEIHVDAIGEGDKVLLVDDLLATGGTIEATTKLVRRLGGTVEDAAFVINLPELGGETRLKNIGLNVFSICDFDGH, from the coding sequence ATGACTCAAGACAACTATGCTTTGATTAAGAGCAGTATTCAATCGATCCCGGATTACCCGAAACCAGGCATTTTGTTCCGCGATGTGACCAGCCTGCTGGAAAACCCGACCGCTTTTAGTGCGACGATACAAGTGCTGATCGCGCAGTATAAAGATAAAGGGATCACCAAAGTGATTGGTACCGAAGCCCGTGGTTTCCTGTTCGGCGCACCTTTGGCGCTGGAGTTGGGTGTCGGTTTTGTTCCGGTACGCAAACCGGGCAAATTGCCACGTCAGGTGATTGGCGAAAGCTACGAGTTGGAATACGGCCAGGATACGCTGGAGATCCATGTCGATGCGATTGGTGAAGGCGATAAAGTGCTGTTGGTCGATGATCTGCTGGCGACCGGCGGAACGATTGAAGCCACGACCAAGCTGGTCCGCCGTCTGGGCGGCACGGTGGAAGATGCGGCTTTTGTGATCAACCTGCCGGAGCTGGGTGGTGAAACACGACTGAAGAACATCGGTCTGAATGTCTTCAGCATTTGTGATTTCGACGGCCACTAA
- a CDS encoding transcriptional regulator, with the protein MNNTSNKHLIGQRFLFDPCDNSLTDQWEDHELIRLGSNESRALSLLIAEPGAIISRTRLHDFVWREQGFEVDDSSLTQAISTLRKALKDSTKSPGFIKTVPKRGYQMIASVRDFEEASAQAEPVPVADGQPESPPADTTEAGAKTADSVSAVSQVSDAVANAHFERSASGLAADVLPEPPPQTLASSSRPKWALLSLALLSLACILPLLVNHAAPPKSDAFTPWFTVNNIQILTPSQHPDLASWQPMITACVKTYLDYHPDAAHPIEVIATGGQGNQLWLNYIHPPSMAQENVTLRLHTSQEDNTQLCQ; encoded by the coding sequence ATGAATAACACCTCAAATAAACATTTGATTGGTCAGCGATTTCTTTTTGACCCTTGTGACAACAGCCTCACCGATCAGTGGGAAGATCACGAGCTGATCCGCCTCGGCAGCAATGAGAGCCGCGCGCTGAGCCTGCTGATTGCAGAGCCGGGCGCCATCATCTCGCGTACCCGACTCCATGATTTTGTCTGGCGGGAACAGGGGTTTGAAGTCGATGACTCCAGTCTGACCCAGGCAATTTCCACTCTGCGCAAAGCGCTCAAAGATTCCACCAAATCGCCTGGTTTTATTAAGACGGTGCCGAAACGCGGCTACCAGATGATCGCCAGCGTCCGTGACTTCGAAGAAGCCTCCGCTCAGGCAGAGCCTGTGCCCGTCGCCGACGGGCAACCGGAATCCCCACCGGCTGACACGACTGAGGCCGGAGCCAAAACCGCAGACAGCGTATCGGCCGTGTCCCAAGTGTCTGATGCGGTCGCGAACGCCCACTTCGAACGCAGTGCTTCCGGTCTTGCGGCAGACGTATTGCCAGAGCCTCCGCCGCAGACGCTCGCTTCCTCATCCCGGCCCAAGTGGGCCCTGCTGAGTCTGGCGCTGCTGTCGCTCGCCTGCATTCTGCCACTACTGGTCAATCATGCAGCGCCGCCGAAGTCCGACGCCTTCACGCCCTGGTTTACGGTCAACAACATTCAGATCCTGACCCCAAGTCAACATCCGGATCTGGCGTCGTGGCAGCCGATGATCACGGCGTGCGTAAAAACTTATCTCGACTACCACCCGGACGCGGCGCATCCGATCGAAGTGATTGCAACCGGGGGTCAGGGCAACCAGTTATGGCTGAACTACATTCATCCCCCGAGCATGGCCCAAGAAAACGTGACGCTTCGCTTACACACCAGCCAAGAGGATAATACCCAGCTATGCCAGTAA
- a CDS encoding YbaB/EbfC family nucleoid-associated protein gives MFGKGGMANMMKQAQQMQERMQKMQEEIANMEVTGESGAGLVKVTLTGSHSVRRVELDDSLMEDDKDMLEDLIAAAFNDAARRIEEAQKDKMASVTGGMNLPAGFKMPF, from the coding sequence ATGTTTGGTAAAGGCGGTATGGCTAACATGATGAAGCAGGCGCAGCAAATGCAAGAGCGCATGCAGAAGATGCAGGAAGAGATCGCAAACATGGAAGTCACTGGCGAGTCCGGTGCCGGCCTGGTGAAAGTGACTCTGACGGGTAGCCACAGCGTGCGTCGCGTTGAGCTGGATGACAGCCTGATGGAAGACGACAAAGACATGCTGGAAGATCTGATTGCGGCAGCATTTAACGATGCCGCGCGTCGAATTGAAGAAGCACAGAAAGACAAAATGGCCAGCGTCACCGGCGGGATGAACCTGCCGGCCGGCTTTAAGATGCCATTCTAA
- the recR gene encoding recombination mediator RecR, translating to MRTSVLLEQLMEALRCLPGVGPKSAQRMAFSLLQRNRQGGLQLADALSRAMTDIGHCQSCRTFTEEDVCAICANPRRQESGQICVVESPADIVAVEATGQFSGRYFVLMGHLSPLDGIGPADIGLDVLEFRLQRESISELILATNPTVEGEATAHYIAELCSEYDIPATRIAHGVPVGGELELVDGTTLSHSFAGRHKLY from the coding sequence ATGCGGACCAGTGTTTTACTGGAGCAACTGATGGAGGCCTTGCGGTGTTTGCCGGGCGTGGGGCCGAAGTCTGCCCAACGGATGGCCTTCAGTTTGTTGCAACGAAATCGCCAAGGCGGCTTGCAGTTGGCAGATGCGCTCAGCCGCGCCATGACGGATATCGGTCATTGCCAGAGTTGCCGGACATTTACGGAAGAAGATGTCTGCGCGATTTGCGCCAACCCGCGCCGGCAGGAAAGCGGCCAAATCTGTGTGGTTGAGAGCCCGGCTGATATCGTGGCCGTTGAAGCGACCGGACAGTTTTCCGGTCGCTACTTTGTGCTGATGGGCCACCTGTCACCACTCGATGGGATCGGCCCGGCCGATATTGGCCTGGACGTCCTGGAGTTTCGCCTGCAGCGCGAGTCAATTTCCGAATTGATCCTGGCGACCAATCCGACTGTTGAAGGTGAAGCGACCGCTCACTACATTGCTGAATTGTGCAGTGAATATGACATTCCCGCGACCCGGATTGCCCACGGGGTTCCGGTGGGAGGGGAGCTGGAGCTGGTGGATGGCACGACGCTGTCACATTCATTTGCGGGCCGACACAAGCTGTATTGA
- the dnaX gene encoding DNA polymerase III subunit gamma/tau has product MSYQVLARKWRPHQFSDVVGQSHVLTALGNALEHNRLHHAYLFSGTRGVGKTTIARIFAKGLNCEQGITATPCGQCETCREIDDGRFVDLLEIDAASRTKVEDTRELLDNVQYKPARGRFKVYLIDEVHMLSRHSFNALLKTLEEPPEYVKFILATTDPQKLPVTILSRCLQFHLKHLDNTQIQTQLEHVLRQEAVDFEPRALSLLARAAEGSMRDALSLTDQAIALGNGQVQAESVSAMLGTLNTDQALYLLEAMAAGEAQPAMACLEELAGVGVAWDSLLQELAAQLHRVAMVQALPASLDATAPDAERVMGLSKQVSPQEVQLCYQIALQGRQDLAYAPDGRTGLEMVLLRMLAFRPVASGGITPQVVSVPASEPAPAQSGATMAHSGQGQPAMSAPAPSPQAMQRVQALKSQMSGHPAQSGPEPVAPEMMAQGQMQPPVQSSMQPSTQPSTQPSMSPQAMPPQAMPDQPVAPEAGMIPPGQPARSVQQPMPSPSQPAQHTSSQPSSAASGLLAARNTLRSQAKRGQDGQPAVKKGQPAPAKKVATNVLDRIASKHSGQPAPAHGASAMPASPAVESPQPVEQEYRWQPLSQPEPAAKKAEVAPAELKRALEHEKTPEMAKLLVKEAANQDSWSDLVTRLDVGRMVQQLALNSALAREESQVTLFLRPSQKHLDTPKARDQLAQALSALYEAPIELSIELSDKGRSPLEWREAIYQQKLDQAKQSLHTDPNVTFICQRFSAVLDEESVRPL; this is encoded by the coding sequence ATGAGTTACCAGGTTCTGGCACGGAAATGGCGGCCGCACCAATTCTCAGATGTTGTCGGGCAATCCCATGTCCTGACGGCGCTGGGCAATGCTCTTGAGCACAACCGCCTCCATCATGCTTACTTGTTCAGCGGGACCCGTGGCGTCGGCAAGACCACGATTGCCCGAATTTTTGCCAAAGGTCTGAATTGTGAACAAGGGATCACGGCGACCCCATGTGGTCAGTGTGAAACCTGTCGGGAAATTGATGATGGGCGTTTTGTCGATTTGCTTGAAATCGATGCGGCTTCACGGACCAAAGTGGAAGATACCCGTGAGTTGCTGGATAACGTTCAGTACAAGCCAGCCCGGGGCCGTTTCAAGGTCTACCTGATTGACGAGGTTCATATGCTCTCTCGTCATAGTTTTAACGCCTTGCTGAAAACCCTGGAAGAGCCGCCGGAATACGTGAAGTTTATTCTGGCGACGACCGATCCCCAGAAACTGCCGGTGACGATTCTGTCACGCTGTTTGCAGTTTCATCTGAAGCATCTGGACAATACACAGATCCAGACTCAGCTCGAGCATGTGTTACGTCAGGAAGCGGTGGATTTTGAGCCGCGTGCGTTGAGCCTGCTGGCCCGTGCGGCGGAAGGGAGTATGCGTGACGCCCTGAGCCTGACGGATCAGGCCATTGCACTGGGCAATGGTCAGGTCCAGGCTGAGTCCGTGTCGGCGATGCTCGGCACCCTCAATACCGATCAGGCATTGTATTTGCTCGAAGCGATGGCCGCGGGTGAGGCTCAGCCGGCGATGGCCTGCCTTGAAGAACTGGCGGGTGTCGGCGTGGCGTGGGACAGCCTGCTTCAGGAGCTGGCAGCGCAGTTGCATCGCGTGGCAATGGTTCAGGCGCTGCCTGCGTCCCTGGATGCCACCGCGCCGGATGCAGAGCGGGTGATGGGCCTGAGCAAACAGGTGTCGCCGCAGGAAGTTCAGTTGTGTTACCAGATTGCACTGCAGGGACGGCAGGATCTGGCGTATGCACCGGACGGTCGCACCGGATTGGAAATGGTATTGTTGCGAATGCTGGCGTTCCGGCCGGTGGCCAGCGGTGGGATCACGCCGCAGGTTGTCAGTGTGCCGGCCTCAGAGCCCGCGCCAGCACAATCCGGTGCGACGATGGCGCATTCGGGGCAGGGACAACCGGCGATGTCCGCGCCAGCACCAAGTCCGCAGGCAATGCAGCGGGTCCAGGCACTGAAAAGCCAGATGTCCGGTCATCCGGCGCAATCCGGCCCCGAGCCTGTTGCTCCGGAGATGATGGCACAAGGTCAGATGCAGCCGCCCGTGCAATCGTCCATGCAGCCATCCACGCAGCCATCCACGCAGCCGTCGATGTCGCCACAAGCTATGCCGCCACAAGCTATGCCAGACCAACCGGTGGCGCCGGAAGCGGGCATGATCCCGCCAGGTCAGCCTGCTCGGTCGGTCCAGCAGCCAATGCCTTCGCCGAGCCAACCGGCTCAGCACACGTCATCGCAGCCATCGTCGGCGGCTTCCGGGCTGCTGGCCGCGAGAAACACGCTGCGCAGTCAGGCCAAGCGGGGTCAGGACGGGCAGCCTGCGGTAAAAAAGGGCCAACCGGCGCCAGCTAAAAAAGTCGCAACCAATGTGCTCGACCGAATTGCTTCCAAGCATTCAGGTCAGCCGGCTCCTGCCCATGGAGCCTCTGCGATGCCGGCGTCGCCAGCTGTTGAGTCGCCACAGCCTGTGGAGCAAGAATATCGCTGGCAACCCTTGTCTCAGCCGGAGCCGGCTGCGAAGAAGGCAGAAGTCGCCCCGGCTGAATTAAAGCGGGCGCTGGAGCATGAAAAAACGCCGGAAATGGCAAAATTACTTGTCAAAGAAGCGGCAAATCAGGATAGTTGGTCCGATTTGGTGACCCGGCTGGACGTCGGCCGAATGGTACAGCAGCTGGCGCTGAACTCCGCGCTGGCACGCGAAGAGAGCCAGGTCACTTTGTTCTTGCGTCCATCGCAAAAACACCTGGATACCCCGAAGGCCCGGGATCAGCTGGCACAGGCTTTATCTGCGCTGTATGAGGCCCCCATCGAATTATCCATCGAATTAAGTGATAAAGGGCGTTCGCCGCTGGAATGGCGGGAAGCGATTTATCAGCAAAAACTGGATCAGGCCAAACAGAGTTTGCACACTGATCCGAACGTGACCTTTATCTGTCAGCGTTTTTCTGCTGTGCTTGATGAAGAGAGCGTGAGACCCTTATAG
- a CDS encoding YbaN family protein — MLLLIGWLCVGLGVVGIFLPLLPTTPFLLLASACFMRGSPRLSRWLHQHPHFGPILHNWHQHRAVSRTVKRRANLMIVLSFLLSIYWVPLLWHKIMLISMATVLLIWFNRLPVIEPSAASPVTSHQK, encoded by the coding sequence ATGTTGCTGCTGATCGGGTGGCTCTGCGTTGGGTTGGGAGTTGTGGGAATTTTCTTGCCGCTGCTCCCGACCACACCCTTCTTGCTGCTGGCCAGCGCCTGCTTTATGCGTGGCTCACCCCGCCTGAGCCGATGGTTACACCAGCACCCGCATTTTGGCCCCATCTTGCACAATTGGCACCAGCATCGTGCGGTTTCCCGGACCGTCAAACGCCGCGCCAATCTCATGATTGTGCTCAGTTTCCTCCTCTCGATTTATTGGGTTCCCTTACTCTGGCACAAAATCATGCTGATCAGCATGGCGACGGTGTTGTTGATTTGGTTTAACCGCCTGCCGGTAATTGAGCCTTCCGCTGCTTCCCCGGTGACAAGCCACCAAAAATAA
- the dinG gene encoding ATP-dependent DNA helicase DinG: MLHNQIKRDIKQCYENLGIQLDNFIPRRAQNYLVAEIAKTLAGEYHAKHRMLVAEAGTGIGKSLSYLLGGIPFALFNNKKVLISTATVALQEQLIHKDLPLFNQIFPKEFSFILAKGRQRYCCAHKLEASCVTGSDQQVSLWEEKPKKSDLELLKRMHKALESQKWDGDKDSWPTAVPDRVWQQIVADKHSCNAGMPKHRSCPFSKAREHLEKADVIIANHALLMADIELGGGIILPEPEQTIYLIDEAHHLPQVARDFSSAAASLKGAANWLEKLNQSTGKLAEMADYQKAGRFQSALNEAISHLIPALRQISAQIDPALFNKDGILRFEHGELPSWLEEEAKGCKEASKKAAKSLGKIHDLIAERVKENEISPRLGDQALAESGFYLQRLENLEKVWLLMAQPNKDKGAPLARWIEKSPDREGDYIIEVSPLEVGHRLDQLLWSRAAGSVLVSATLRALNQFDYFCRQAGIFEKEATRFLALASPFDYQNNARLVIPAMPLEPQAQQFTNLLIKTLPEYLEGEKASLVLFSSYWQMNQVADALKPLMKKNRWELLVQGEESRSLTLKKHKENCEKGKTSVLFGTGSFSEGLDLPGELLTNLIITKIPFAVPTSPVEEAHAEYIESRGGNPFLQISVPEASKKLIQSVGRLLRKEQDSGRVVLLDRRIINRRYGKALLDSLPPFKRVIEYP; this comes from the coding sequence ATGTTACACAACCAGATAAAACGTGATATCAAACAATGCTATGAGAACCTGGGGATCCAGTTGGACAACTTCATTCCCAGACGCGCGCAGAACTATCTGGTTGCCGAAATCGCCAAAACGCTGGCCGGTGAATACCATGCTAAGCACCGGATGCTGGTGGCCGAAGCCGGTACCGGCATTGGTAAATCTCTCTCGTATCTGCTAGGCGGCATTCCGTTCGCCCTGTTCAACAACAAAAAAGTCCTGATCTCCACCGCAACCGTGGCGCTCCAAGAGCAGCTCATCCATAAAGATCTGCCCCTGTTTAACCAGATCTTCCCCAAGGAGTTCAGTTTTATCCTGGCCAAAGGACGCCAGCGCTATTGCTGTGCCCATAAACTGGAAGCCAGCTGCGTCACCGGCAGTGATCAACAAGTCTCACTCTGGGAAGAGAAACCCAAAAAATCCGATCTCGAATTACTGAAACGGATGCACAAAGCACTGGAAAGCCAGAAATGGGATGGTGACAAAGACAGTTGGCCGACCGCGGTCCCCGACCGTGTGTGGCAGCAAATCGTCGCCGACAAACACAGCTGTAACGCGGGGATGCCCAAGCACCGCAGCTGTCCGTTCAGCAAAGCTCGCGAACATCTGGAAAAGGCAGATGTGATCATCGCCAACCACGCCTTGCTGATGGCCGACATTGAACTCGGCGGCGGGATTATTCTGCCGGAGCCGGAGCAGACCATTTACCTGATTGATGAGGCACATCACCTGCCCCAGGTCGCACGCGACTTTTCTTCCGCCGCAGCCAGTTTGAAAGGGGCCGCCAACTGGTTGGAAAAACTCAATCAATCAACCGGAAAATTGGCTGAGATGGCAGACTACCAAAAGGCAGGTCGTTTTCAGAGTGCCCTGAATGAGGCGATCAGCCATTTAATCCCGGCACTGCGGCAAATCTCAGCCCAGATTGACCCGGCCCTGTTCAACAAAGACGGGATCCTGCGCTTTGAACACGGCGAATTGCCGTCCTGGCTGGAAGAAGAAGCCAAAGGATGCAAAGAAGCCAGCAAGAAAGCCGCCAAGTCTCTCGGCAAAATTCATGATTTGATTGCAGAGCGCGTCAAGGAAAACGAAATCAGCCCGCGTCTTGGTGATCAGGCCCTGGCGGAGTCCGGGTTTTACCTGCAACGGCTGGAAAACCTGGAAAAGGTCTGGTTGCTGATGGCACAGCCTAACAAAGACAAGGGCGCCCCTTTAGCCCGGTGGATTGAAAAGAGCCCGGATCGGGAAGGCGACTACATCATCGAAGTCTCGCCGCTCGAAGTCGGACACCGGCTCGATCAACTGCTCTGGAGCCGGGCTGCCGGCTCCGTGCTGGTCTCGGCCACCTTGAGAGCCCTGAACCAGTTCGATTACTTCTGTCGCCAGGCCGGAATTTTTGAAAAAGAAGCCACGCGATTTCTGGCCCTGGCATCCCCGTTTGATTACCAGAACAATGCCCGGCTGGTGATCCCGGCGATGCCGCTTGAACCTCAAGCCCAGCAGTTCACCAATCTGTTAATCAAAACACTGCCGGAATATCTCGAAGGCGAAAAAGCCAGCCTGGTGCTGTTTTCATCTTACTGGCAAATGAACCAGGTCGCTGATGCCCTCAAACCCCTGATGAAGAAAAACCGCTGGGAATTGCTGGTTCAGGGGGAAGAATCCCGCAGCCTCACCCTAAAAAAACATAAAGAAAACTGTGAAAAAGGTAAAACCAGCGTTTTATTTGGCACCGGTAGTTTTTCTGAAGGACTTGATCTACCTGGCGAACTGCTCACCAACCTGATCATTACCAAGATCCCGTTCGCGGTCCCGACTTCGCCAGTCGAAGAAGCCCACGCCGAGTATATCGAAAGCCGGGGCGGCAACCCGTTTTTACAAATTTCGGTCCCCGAAGCCAGCAAAAAACTCATCCAATCGGTCGGACGTCTGCTGCGCAAGGAGCAAGATTCTGGTAGAGTCGTGCTGCTTGATCGCCGGATCATCAATCGCCGCTACGGAAAAGCGCTGCTTGATTCACTACCGCCATTTAAACGGGTCATCGAATACCCCTGA
- a CDS encoding porin codes for MKKTLLALSVLAAGSANAGVNLYDQQGVIVDVSGAAEVQYFQGYAKDSDSAFRLDDGDLAFNTTVPVTDSLNAVAAMAYEYEDGDVTNDELWVGFQGDFGTLTFGRQYLLADDAGIGKDYELGGDGLDFVVANGDQVAKYVFDNGQFYAGVSALLTETQKADAVTGKDVDEAQVIEGRLGARFADLDARVYLYSGSDIASSDIFGTAFTGGVIDVEGYNLEAEYVMGAIALAGSFGQVEYKNVANSANKLDVDTAALAGSYTMDKTTFALGYTYLDFDTDDVSAVYANVTQQLHSNVKVYAEIGSSDADDSEFGYLAGMEVLF; via the coding sequence ATGAAAAAGACACTTCTAGCACTATCAGTACTAGCAGCAGGTTCTGCGAACGCAGGTGTAAACCTATATGACCAACAAGGCGTAATCGTTGACGTATCTGGCGCAGCGGAAGTTCAATACTTCCAGGGTTATGCAAAAGACAGCGATTCAGCTTTCCGCTTGGATGACGGTGATCTGGCTTTCAACACTACAGTTCCTGTAACTGACAGCCTGAACGCTGTAGCTGCAATGGCTTATGAATACGAAGACGGCGACGTAACTAACGATGAGCTGTGGGTTGGTTTCCAAGGTGACTTTGGTACGCTGACTTTCGGTCGTCAGTACCTGCTGGCAGATGATGCTGGTATCGGTAAAGACTACGAGCTGGGCGGTGACGGCCTGGACTTCGTTGTTGCAAACGGTGACCAAGTTGCGAAATATGTTTTCGACAACGGCCAGTTCTACGCCGGTGTTTCTGCACTGCTGACTGAAACTCAGAAAGCAGATGCTGTAACGGGTAAAGACGTAGACGAAGCTCAGGTTATTGAAGGCCGTTTGGGTGCGCGTTTTGCTGACCTGGATGCGCGTGTATACCTGTACTCTGGCTCTGACATCGCATCTTCAGACATCTTCGGCACAGCTTTCACTGGCGGTGTGATCGACGTTGAAGGTTACAACCTGGAAGCTGAGTACGTTATGGGCGCTATCGCGCTGGCTGGCTCTTTCGGTCAAGTTGAGTACAAAAACGTTGCAAACTCTGCAAACAAACTAGATGTAGACACAGCAGCACTGGCTGGTTCTTACACTATGGATAAGACCACTTTCGCTCTGGGTTACACATACCTAGACTTTGACACTGATGATGTAAGCGCTGTTTACGCGAACGTAACTCAGCAACTGCACTCTAACGTGAAAGTATACGCTGAAATCGGTAGCTCTGACGCAGATGATTCTGAGTTCGGTTACCTGGCAGGTATGGAAGTACTGTTCTAA
- a CDS encoding regulatory protein ToxS: MPVTNSTRSLLLRFLRRYWAFLLLALSVLLSAWLYLASDYKQQQLLMSREWQSMSVSRIEPTKLEKLGMLRRVEQSSHVVYLPNQTYSRITLLKLFSQSEQPLTLHISETGQWDLSGGYLLTTPGEFKDVTSGQNQDFQPEHLSVIRQIFRMDAQQSRRIDILNEKALLLTSLSYGSNILYSL; encoded by the coding sequence ATGCCAGTAACTAATTCAACCCGCAGCTTGCTGCTTCGCTTCTTGCGACGTTACTGGGCGTTTCTCCTGCTGGCCCTGTCGGTCCTGCTGAGTGCCTGGCTCTACCTGGCCAGTGACTATAAGCAGCAGCAACTCCTGATGTCGCGGGAGTGGCAATCGATGTCAGTCAGCCGGATCGAGCCGACCAAGTTGGAAAAGCTGGGGATGCTGCGCCGGGTTGAGCAGAGCAGCCATGTGGTTTATCTGCCCAACCAGACCTATTCGCGGATCACCCTGCTCAAACTATTCAGCCAGAGTGAACAGCCACTGACCCTGCATATCTCCGAAACCGGGCAATGGGATCTGAGCGGCGGATACCTGCTGACCACGCCGGGAGAGTTCAAAGATGTGACGTCCGGCCAGAATCAGGACTTCCAGCCGGAGCACCTGAGTGTGATCCGCCAAATCTTCAGGATGGATGCCCAGCAGAGCCGGCGAATTGATATTCTCAACGAAAAAGCGCTGCTGTTAACCAGCCTCAGTTACGGGTCCAATATTCTCTACTCTCTCTAG